The stretch of DNA TGCTAAACTTACCTTAGACAAATGTAAAATCACTGTTATTGGATCTGAAGGTACTGGATCTGAAGGTGGCGCAGAAGGTTATGGTGTATACGCTGCAAAGTATTCTAAAGTAACATCTGGGGAAGGAGTTACAATAACTGCAGGCTATTCAGCAATTTCCGGTAACGGTCAGAATCCTGGTGTTGATGTAACAATCACCGGCGGAACATATGAATCCAAGAATTATGCAGCAATATACTTCCCGTGTACTGGAAAACTAACCATAACTGGTGGAGAATTCATCGGTCTCTCAGGTATCGAAATCAGAGCTGGGGATGCATATATCAGCAATGCTAAAATTAGTGTTACTGGTAATTCTGAAACTCCACTTCCCAAGAACGATGCTAATAAGTTTAGATCGGATGTGCCTACCCCTTGGGGAATGGGTATTGCTATTCTCGATCACAACAGTTATGCAGTTACTAAGAATGAGGCAAATAAAACATCATACAATGACATCAACGTCGTCATCGACAATGTAACTTTCAATGATGATGCAAACTTTGACATTTATGTCGGCAAGCACCTTCTGGACCAAAACACTACTACTACTGGTACATTCGTTCAGAATGATGCAAAAACATTACACGACATAAATGTAACAGTCAACGGTGTTGATTTCAAAGGAAAAGGTCTTTACTTGTACGGGGCAAATGATGTAACAATCACCAACTGTAACTTTACAGACATAACCGCATCAGTAGACACTTCAATTGATGTAAACGCTATTTACTTGAAGGATTGCAGAGGAAATCTCCTCATTAGCAGTAATGAAATCAAAATTAGCAGTAATGAAATCAAAACTGAAACTGAAAACGTTTCTAACTGCAGACGTGGAATTTACATTTATAACTGCGATTCTCCTAACATAAGCATAATTTACAACAAAATCACTAATGTCGAATTCAATGCGATTCAGATTCAGATCCCTAACTATACTCAATTAACATTAGAACCTAATCTCTACATCTCTAACAATAAAATCTCTGAGTGGGATGCTGATAACGATGGCGTTTCAAGCGGTAACACCAACAATCCGTATGCCGGTGGTCGCGCAGTTCGCATCGATATTCACAACTCTTATCGGGCAACAATCTTTAACAATACATTTTCTAAAAGTTATGATTCTGGTGTAAATTTTGTATCAGATCTTGGCAGCAGTACTTCTAATGGTGGTTATGATAACGGAAACGTTCTCAAACTTACTGCACAAGGTGGTAATAACAACACATACGCTGTCACTTTAGAGCTAAATGGTAATAAATTAAATAATGAATCTTTATCGTATACCAACAACGATTATGTAATTCTACCGTCAAATGATAAAGCGACATTTAGCACTGATCCTCAAAACCTTTTCAAAAAGGGAAATGATAGTGTATCTGTAAAAGATCTCATTGAACCTTATAATCTCTACTCCACTGACGGCGGCTACACTTTCTATCCGGGAGGAACTCTGAAATATGTAACTGGTTACGATGGCTTTTCTTCAGGTAACTTAGCAATGCAGTCAGGATACTATCTGCCTTTCAGAATATCTTTCGATAAAACATATGATAATCTGGAACATCTTTCAGTAACTCTTAAAGGAGATGCAAGCAAGACTGTTGGACAGAAGGCGTTAGATTCTGGTAAGACCAGCACAGATGATGCTTACATGGATGTTGTATTCTTCATCGGTAGTCTTTCCTCAATTGAGATCACTATCGATACCGATACAACTGATGCTAATCCAGCAATCACATACATAATCTATCTAATCGATTTAGACCTGGAGCAGTCAGTAAAAACAGCACCTTTAGTCGATCACGGAGCGGATGGAACTGATAACATACCAATTACTCCAAAAGATTACAAGGTTGAAATGAAAGTAGGCTACAATAATATCTTTATACTAAACGTTACAGCCCACGATCTTAAGCAGCATTACAATGCTCAGAATACTCTTGGCTATTGGGTTGGCGTTGCTATACCAGTTCCTGAGAAAATCACTACTCTCACAGGTGCAAAATATTCATTTAACGAACATCCTCTTCAGTGGAAGTCATTTCCTGACGATGCAGAACTGG from Candidatus Methanomassiliicoccus intestinalis Issoire-Mx1 encodes:
- a CDS encoding right-handed parallel beta-helix repeat-containing protein; amino-acid sequence: MSENSSKTILVDDTNGDDTSGNGTETPYKTITKAVLAASSDTSSKYIIKLLTDINAAGEEVASTASDDTASTPSNSKIIMISMALTLDLNGKTLTTTDTSRIEVKAGGDLTITDSSSSIGNINHTVAGDEKFPIMVSGESGNVAKLTLDKCKITVIGSEGTGSEGGAEGYGVYAAKYSKVTSGEGVTITAGYSAISGNGQNPGVDVTITGGTYESKNYAAIYFPCTGKLTITGGEFIGLSGIEIRAGDAYISNAKISVTGNSETPLPKNDANKFRSDVPTPWGMGIAILDHNSYAVTKNEANKTSYNDINVVIDNVTFNDDANFDIYVGKHLLDQNTTTTGTFVQNDAKTLHDINVTVNGVDFKGKGLYLYGANDVTITNCNFTDITASVDTSIDVNAIYLKDCRGNLLISSNEIKISSNEIKTETENVSNCRRGIYIYNCDSPNISIIYNKITNVEFNAIQIQIPNYTQLTLEPNLYISNNKISEWDADNDGVSSGNTNNPYAGGRAVRIDIHNSYRATIFNNTFSKSYDSGVNFVSDLGSSTSNGGYDNGNVLKLTAQGGNNNTYAVTLELNGNKLNNESLSYTNNDYVILPSNDKATFSTDPQNLFKKGNDSVSVKDLIEPYNLYSTDGGYTFYPGGTLKYVTGYDGFSSGNLAMQSGYYLPFRISFDKTYDNLEHLSVTLKGDASKTVGQKALDSGKTSTDDAYMDVVFFIGSLSSIEITIDTDTTDANPAITYIIYLIDLDLEQSVKTAPLVDHGADGTDNIPITPKDYKVEMKVGYNNIFILNVTAHDLKQHYNAQNTLGYWVGVAIPVPEKITTLTGAKYSFNEHPLQWKSFPDDAELVNIDGKYYVCFYFNADTDDAERYVVVDWDGDGAAKPLCYAVNLDVTFTSDEFVQAPLIDHATEPGKEVDGVTDYSVKVGVTDIKTLYLTAKNVPSHINGAGTSGYWVGIGFKAPTGADFSTAKIITGWGDYVLDNLQWNDSIAASFDSHFGGNDTCDYFSTYYNFDSSSNTDNKAYIMIKWNDNDIDKYLIDFSGVSKKSSSTGGGGTPVNPPVTPDTPKEPIIPDSNGNVDVVIDDKKADELVHEAVSSGSDTITILDTKNVSGNVSSVTVSTTDLETISKKIENNNNIDSVSIETSNGDIIIEKEVLSSILENTKAESVSFEVEDAKNKLTEEQKKAVGDRPVYDISIKAGNENVTSFNGKAITISLPYTLKAGEDPKNIVVYYVKEDGSLDKINCEYKNGKVIFDTDHLSKYVIGYEEQDKPVTPDTPEDKKESSNNTIYYAVAAVIIILIIIALAYYFMKKKQ